From Bos javanicus breed banteng chromosome 5, ARS-OSU_banteng_1.0, whole genome shotgun sequence, the proteins below share one genomic window:
- the ACVRL1 gene encoding serine/threonine-protein kinase receptor R3: protein MTLNLPRRRLLMLLIALGLTQGDPLKPSRGPLVTCTCENPHCKGPTCQGSWCTVVLVWEDGHLREYRGCGNMHPEVCRARPTEFVNHYCCYSPLCNHNVSLTLEATQTPPEQPQGDGQLPLILGPVLAFLVLVALGALGLWHVRRRKEKQRGANSELGESSLILKPSEQGDSMLGDLLDSDCTTGSGSGLPFLVQRTVARQVALVECVGKGRYGEVWRGLWHGESVAVKIFSSRDEQSWFRETEIYNTVLLRHDNILGFIASDMTSRNSSTQLWLITHYHEHGSLYDFLQRQTLEPQLALKLAVSAACGLAHLHVEIFGTQGKPAIAHRDLKSRNVLVKSNLQCCIADLGLAVMHSQGSDYLDIGNNPRVGTKRYMAPEVLEEQIRTDCFESYKWTDIWAFGLVLWEITRRTIVNGIVEDYRPPFYDVVPNDPSFEDMKKVVCVDQQTPTIPNRLAADPVLSGLAQMMRECWYPNPSARLTALRIKKTLQKLSNGLQKPKVIP, encoded by the exons ATGACCTTGAACCTTCCCAGGAGAAGGCTTCTGATGCTACTGATAGCCTTGGGCCTGACCCAGG GTGACCCCTTGAAACCCTCTCGGGGCCCGCTGGTGACCTGCACGTGTGAGAACCCACACTGCAAGGGGCCTACCTGCCAGGGGTCCTGGTGTACAGTCGTGCTGGTGTGGGAGGATGGACACCTCCGGGAATACCGGGGCTGCGGGAACATGCACCCAGAGGTCTGTAGGGCGCGCCCCACGGAGTTCGTCAACCACTACTGCTGCTACAGCCCCCTATGCAACCACAACGTGTCCCTGACGCTAGAAG CCACCCAGACTCCTCCGGAGCAGCCTCAAGGAGATGGCCAGCTGCCTTTGATCCTGGGCCCCGTGCTGGCCTTTCTAGTGCTTGTGGCCCTGGGTGCCCTGGGCCTGTGGCATGTCCGGCGGAGGAAGGAGAAGCAGCGGGGCGCGAACAGTGAGCTGGGCGAGTCCAGCCTCATCCTGAAGCCATCTGAGCAGGGGGACAGCATGTTGGGG GACCTCCTGGACAGTGACTGTACCACGGGCAGTGGCTCAGGGCTCCCGTTCCTGGTGCAGAGGACAGTGGCTCGACAGGTCGCCCTGGTGGAGTGTGTGG GAAAGGGCCGCTATGGTGAGGTGTGGCGGGGCCTGTGGCATGGTGAGAGCGTAGCCGTCAAGATCTTCTCCTCCAGAGATGAACAGTCCTGGTTCCGGGAGACTGAGATCTACAACACAGTGCTGCTCAGACACGACAACATCCTAG GCTTTATCGCCTCGGACATGACTTCCCGCAACTCGAGCACGCAgctgtggctcatcacgcactacCACGAGCACGGCTCGCTCTACGACTTTCTGCAGAGGCAGACGCTGGAGCCTCAGCTGGCCCTGAAGCTAGCCGTGTCCGCGGCCTGCGGCCTGGCGCACCTGCACGTGGAGATCTTCGGCACGCAGGGCAAACCGGCCATCGCCCACCGCGACCTCAAGAGCCGCAACGTGCTGGTCAAGAGCAACCTGCAGTGCTGCATCGCTGACCTGG GCCTGGCTGTGATGCACTCTCAGGGTAGCGATTACCTGGACATTGGCAACAACCCGCGAGTGGGCACCAAGCGGTACATGGCCCCTGAGGTGCTGGAAGAGCAGATCCGAACCGACTGCTTCGAATCCTACAAGTGGACGGACATCTGGGCCTTTGGCCTGGTGCTGTGGGAGATCACCCGCCGGACCATTGTCAATG GCATTGTGGAGGACTACCGGCCACCCTTCTATGATGTGGTGCCCAATGACCCCAGCTTTGAGGACATGAAGAAGGTGGTGTGTGTTGACCAGCAGACCCCCACCATCCCCAACCGGCTGGCTGCAGACCCG GTCCTCTCAGGCCTGGCTCAGATGATGCGGGAGTGCTGGTACCCCAACCCCTCTGCCCGCCTCACTGCGCTGCGGATCAAGAAGACACTACAGAAACTCAGCAATGGTCTCCAGAAGCCCAAAGTTATTCCCTAG